One genomic region from Laspinema palackyanum D2c encodes:
- a CDS encoding DUF5049 domain-containing protein, with translation MTQQIKLYFDIDKVCLGGVANDWWMLNYQGDYWASEFFWLPVGFDPTGKPLDELMPYQQPQPKRKFGINRAPSKNPVQVPDKVLEGLNAVLYAGTTNMLDVRIVILQAAALSYVDTVEWIQDHKQDYIQGVFRGFVGATELTEAVQN, from the coding sequence ATGACCCAGCAGATTAAGCTATATTTCGACATTGATAAAGTCTGTCTCGGAGGCGTGGCGAATGACTGGTGGATGCTGAATTATCAGGGCGACTATTGGGCTTCAGAGTTCTTCTGGCTGCCAGTGGGATTCGATCCGACAGGTAAGCCCCTAGACGAATTGATGCCGTACCAGCAACCGCAACCCAAACGCAAATTTGGCATCAATCGGGCCCCCAGCAAGAACCCGGTGCAGGTCCCAGACAAGGTGCTAGAAGGACTCAATGCGGTCCTCTATGCAGGCACCACGAATATGCTAGATGTGCGAATCGTTATCTTGCAAGCAGCAGCTTTGAGCTATGTGGACACGGTGGAATGGATTCAAGACCACAAGCAAGACTATATTCAAGGCGTGTTTCGCGGATTTGTCGGTGCAACAGAACTTACGGAGGCAGTACAAAACTAA
- a CDS encoding HNH endonuclease, with protein sequence MLDYYAKKFATLRVDRKRGPAPHKPILLLSVIELIERGHIRKNQIVLDAELVAAFLKLWGQLATTDHRSDIGLPFFHLQGDGFWHYQPKPGYEALVQSKAKIRSVGAIRELVECAFLDDELFHLLRHPVTRAHLAQVLINKWFPEKISQIENLLQLDAFEEMTRRFRESGGEIYQPEDLEDEQKTIVRDGAFRKVVVQVYQHRCAFCGLQILNSLGQNIVDGAHIKPFSRFYDDRLDNGLSLCKNHHWAFDRGWFSLEDDYRIVVADDLREESPHSRPMREFEGERIWLPAQTKYRPRPEAIAWHRTHIFQQAS encoded by the coding sequence ATGTTAGATTACTACGCTAAAAAGTTTGCCACATTGCGAGTCGATCGCAAGCGGGGTCCTGCTCCCCACAAGCCTATTCTACTGCTGTCGGTCATCGAACTGATAGAACGGGGCCACATCCGCAAAAACCAGATTGTCCTTGATGCTGAACTGGTTGCCGCCTTCTTGAAACTCTGGGGCCAACTCGCCACCACGGACCACCGCTCCGACATCGGTTTGCCGTTCTTCCACCTGCAAGGCGATGGCTTCTGGCACTACCAACCCAAACCCGGCTACGAGGCTCTCGTCCAGTCCAAAGCCAAAATCCGTTCCGTGGGAGCCATCCGCGAACTGGTCGAATGCGCTTTCCTCGATGATGAACTGTTCCACCTGCTGCGCCACCCCGTCACCCGCGCTCACCTGGCTCAAGTGCTGATAAATAAGTGGTTCCCCGAGAAAATATCTCAGATTGAAAACTTGCTACAACTTGATGCGTTCGAGGAGATGACGAGGCGGTTTCGGGAGAGCGGCGGGGAGATTTACCAGCCGGAAGACTTAGAGGACGAGCAGAAAACGATTGTCCGAGATGGGGCTTTTCGCAAGGTGGTCGTGCAGGTGTATCAACATCGGTGCGCGTTCTGTGGCCTGCAAATCCTCAACTCACTGGGTCAGAATATCGTTGATGGCGCTCATATCAAGCCATTCTCTCGCTTCTACGATGACCGCCTAGATAATGGCCTATCTTTGTGCAAGAACCACCACTGGGCTTTTGATAGGGGCTGGTTTAGCTTGGAGGACGACTACCGCATCGTCGTGGCGGATGACTTGCGGGAAGAGTCGCCCCACAGCCGACCCATGCGCGAGTTCGAGGGTGAGCGGATTTGGTTGCCCGCCCAAACAAAATATCGCCCCCGACCCGAGGCGATCGCATGGCATCGCACCCACATCTTTCAGCAGGCCAGTTAG
- a CDS encoding winged helix-turn-helix transcriptional regulator codes for MEPAEKLAAIAHAVQSLRDLEKTSLEKTHKEAIKAEILQCLKQLKIIQFKQQNYRPQGELQDEILEALAQCGQATSAKLAEVTGHEPNPINSTMTRLKRQGLVRVVEMIPNPDYGKGSGRRAQKVALYERSEKPSIKPGRRLGSLQRQIVEALLECGTATLATIAEMIKLDSRTVSPALTRLKSQRVIRVVTTVPNPKSGRGHHAKIPLYQLADNYQELWMDEADEEQS; via the coding sequence ATGGAGCCAGCCGAGAAATTAGCCGCGATTGCTCATGCCGTCCAATCCCTGCGAGACTTGGAGAAAACTTCCCTAGAAAAAACCCATAAAGAAGCGATAAAAGCAGAAATATTGCAATGCTTGAAACAACTGAAAATCATCCAGTTTAAGCAGCAAAATTACCGCCCTCAAGGGGAACTGCAAGATGAAATCTTAGAGGCGTTGGCCCAATGCGGGCAAGCCACTTCCGCGAAGTTGGCTGAAGTGACCGGCCATGAACCCAACCCCATCAACAGTACGATGACCCGTCTCAAACGGCAAGGGCTGGTTCGTGTTGTGGAGATGATACCGAACCCAGACTATGGCAAAGGAAGTGGCCGACGGGCACAAAAGGTTGCCCTCTACGAACGCTCGGAAAAACCGAGCATCAAACCAGGTCGGAGGCTGGGGAGTTTGCAAAGACAAATTGTGGAGGCTTTGCTTGAATGTGGCACGGCAACCCTTGCTACAATTGCCGAAATGATTAAGCTCGACTCCCGGACAGTCTCCCCGGCCTTGACGCGCCTCAAAAGTCAACGAGTGATTCGGGTAGTTACAACGGTCCCCAATCCTAAATCCGGTCGCGGCCACCACGCCAAGATTCCGCTCTATCAATTGGCGGATAACTATCAGGAACTGTGGATGGATGAAGCAGACGAGGAACAATCCTAA
- a CDS encoding AAA family ATPase, translated as MTPISRLGLTHFKSFQNQQIELKALTVLSGLNNTGKSCVLQSLLLLRQSYRAGLLPGVGLELNGELVNIGTGRDALCEQALEDSLGFELVDEQGIHRWEFGYSPSVDVLSLLSGPDGSGYGASLFSDGFRYVGPEGHATGPLTGEIGTLRLRHPSVESLDLELQARAWLAEISPHDSTNSRVWAIVVAVLALAPGSLLLAEHPETGLHSKAQVRLGELFSLAASAGIQVVLETHSDHLLNGIRLAVHGGRLAPDDVQINFLSLNPQQLTEVASPRIDRNGRIDQFPDGFFDTWSKSLDGLLEPAVR; from the coding sequence ATGACCCCAATTAGTCGGCTAGGGTTGACCCATTTCAAATCATTCCAGAACCAGCAGATTGAGTTGAAGGCGCTGACGGTACTCTCTGGACTGAACAATACCGGCAAATCCTGCGTGCTGCAATCGCTGCTTTTGCTCCGTCAATCCTATCGTGCCGGGTTGCTCCCTGGGGTTGGTCTTGAACTCAATGGCGAGTTAGTCAACATTGGCACGGGTCGCGATGCGCTGTGTGAGCAAGCTTTGGAAGATAGTCTAGGGTTCGAGTTGGTTGATGAACAGGGTATTCATCGATGGGAATTCGGCTATAGTCCATCGGTGGATGTGTTGAGTTTGCTCTCGGGTCCTGATGGGTCTGGCTATGGTGCAAGTTTGTTTAGCGACGGGTTTCGTTATGTTGGTCCCGAAGGTCACGCTACTGGGCCACTCACCGGCGAAATTGGCACCTTGCGACTGCGGCATCCATCGGTAGAATCCCTTGACTTGGAATTGCAAGCTCGGGCATGGTTGGCCGAAATCAGTCCCCACGACAGCACGAACTCCCGCGTTTGGGCAATAGTTGTGGCAGTGCTGGCTTTGGCTCCCGGGTCGTTGCTGTTGGCCGAACATCCCGAGACTGGGCTGCATTCCAAGGCTCAAGTCAGGTTGGGTGAGTTGTTCTCGTTGGCCGCCAGTGCCGGAATCCAAGTGGTCCTAGAAACTCACAGCGACCACCTGCTGAACGGGATTCGCCTCGCCGTTCATGGCGGCAGATTGGCACCGGATGATGTGCAGATTAACTTCCTGAGTCTGAATCCGCAACAATTGACTGAAGTGGCCTCGCCTCGTATTGACCGCAATGGACGGATTGACCAGTTCCCCGATGGATTCTTTGACACTTGGAGCAAGAGTTTGGATGGCTTGCTTGAACCAGCGGTGCGATAA